From Solanum lycopersicum chromosome 8, SLM_r2.1, the proteins below share one genomic window:
- the LOC101250537 gene encoding protein neprosin-like: MPIKINKFMMHQKFLLILYFLLSYDGVQGERILSKSKDAELEKQLKLLNKLAIKIVQTKYGDIYDCVDFYKQHAFDHPLLKDHNFHPKMKPALSSIKKNASDSTSSWSLTIWSKDGGCPFGTVPVKRITKDDILRQRHLPPPPEDVTFDAQFDVSNNNSGPKERYTSGYKVAIARTPYDANNKFKGAGMVTNFYNPEVNGRQHSACRLKIQQGSEILQVGWRVDPTLYGDTKTRLYIHTQVDKTNYFNTFCSGFVQVNTGIPLDMSLMDSVAHRGGTTFEGRMYIEQDLDSGNWWLLLSDNYEQVGFWPQQIFTGLASFATNVEWGGVVYSPPGVPKPPMGSSYFPIGDNLYDAFCRSIIVLNETGMVNQVDKVTIHIDNPNMYQAIFERLESDKVSYLFLLYGGPGEKSQI; this comes from the exons ATgcctataaaaataaataaattcatgatGCATCAAAAATTTttgttgatactatattttcttttgagttaTGATGGAGTACAAGGAGAGAGGATTTTGTCCAAATCAAAAGATGCGGAGTTAGAAAAACAACTAAAACTCTTAAACAAGCTAGCAATTAAAATTGTTCAG ACTAAGTATGGGGATATATATGACTGTGTAGATTTCTACAAACAACATGCATTTGATCACCCGTTGTTGAAGGACCACAATTTTCATCCTAAG ATGAAACCGGCTTTATCAAGTATAAAGAAAAATGCAAGTGACTCAACAAGTAGCTGGTCATTGACAATATGGTCAAAGGATGGAGGTTGTCCTTTTGGAACTGTTCCTGTTAAGAGAATTACGAAAGATGACATTTTAAGACAAAGGCATCTGCCGCCACCACCAGAAGATGTCACATTTGATGCTCAATTTGATGTA AGCAACAACAATAGTGGGCCAAAAGAAAGATACACATCTGGATATAAG gtTGCAATAGCGCGAACTCCATATGATGCAAATAACAAGTTTAAGGGCGCTGGCATGGTAACTAATTTTTACAATCCTGAAGTTAATGGTCGTCAACATAGTGCATGTCGACTAAAAATTCAACAAGGCTCAGAAATCTTACAAGTTGGTTGGAGA GTAGACCCAACATTATACGGAGATACCAAAACTAGGTTATATATACATACTCAG gttgataaaacaaattatttcaaTACATTTTGCTCTGGATTTGTACAAGTAAACACTGGGATACCTCTTGATATGTCACTCATGGATAGTGTTGCACACCGTGGAGGCACTACATTTGAGGGAAGAATGTACATTGAacag gaTTTGGACAGTGGAAATTGGTGGCTTTTATTATCAGACAACTATGAACAAGTTGGATTTTGGCCGCAACAAATCTTTACTGGCTTGGCAAGCTTTGCTACCAATGTTGAATGGGGAGGAGTCGTGTATAGTCCACCAGGTGTACCTAAACCTCCGATGGGATCAAGTTATTTTCCAATCGGAGACAATCTTTATGACGCATTTTGTAGAAGTATTATAGTTCTAAACGAGACAGGAATGGTGAATCAAGTGGATAAAGTGACCATACATATTGATAATCCTAATATGTATCAGGCTATTTTTGAACGACTTGAGAGTGATAAAGTGTCTtacctttttcttctttacgGGGGACCTGGTGAGAAATCACAAATCTAA
- the LOC101250244 gene encoding F-box/FBD/LRR-repeat protein At1g13570-like, whose protein sequence is MKSARRCDVDTISNNLPRDILDGILGRLPLKDAAKSSILSKDWRYKWATRKELEFDYHFFESFAHFQEAKTIIYQVLLLHKGPILKFRLGGSNLIRFRDIDHWILFLSKKNVEELTIRVRSDNDYHLPSNLFTFEKLRLLEVENCLFHPPPDFKGFKKLVNLGLHCVTFLPDSIKESYLSMPIS, encoded by the coding sequence ATGAAGAGTGCTAGGAGATGTGATGTAGATACAATTAGCAACAATTTGCCTCGTGATATTCTGGACGGAATTCTAGGGCGCTTGCCTTTGAAAGATGCAGCGAAGAGTAGTATCTTGTCGAAAGATTGGAGGTATAAATGGGCCACACGTAAAGAGCTTGAGTTTGATTATCACTTTTTCGAGTCGTTTGCACATTTTCAAGAAGCTAAAACAATCATTTATCAAGTACTCTTACTCCATAAAGGACCAATACTGAAGTTTAGACTTGGAGGGTCTAACTTGATAAGATTTCGTGATATTGATCATTGGATACTTTTCTTGTCAAAGAAAAATGTCGAGGAACTCACCATTCGTGTAAGATCAGACAACGATTATCATTTACCTTCTAACCTTTTTACATTCGAGAAACTAAGgcttttggaagttgaaaattGCTTATTCCACCCTCCACCGGATTTCAAAGGGTTTAAGAAGCTTGTTAATCTTGGTCTTCATTGTGTCACTTTTCTTCCAGACAGTATTAAGGAATCTTATCTCTCAATGCCCATTTCTTGA
- the LOC101265356 gene encoding uncharacterized protein: MYSGRANSLCFRRTPLLEEVALGMPFNMLESFTVPEPQLTLDNIKILNFKNLIFAKVDWVTYVLDLISRFPNIERLLITSDALETCECMYTSLAIKRNDTKCNEAAQKRGYDPPLLG, encoded by the exons atGTACAG CGGCAGAGCAAATTCCCTTTGCTTTAGAAGAACCCCTCTGCTTGAGGAAGTTGCATTGGGCATGCCTTTTAACATGTTGGAG TCCTTTACCGTACCAGAGCCTCAGTTAACACTAGACaacatcaaaattttgaattttaagaaTTTGATCTTTGCCAAGGTTGACTGGGTTACATATGTGCTTGACTTGATCAGCCGCTTCCCCAACATAGAAAGGCTTCTAATTACT TCTGATGCTTTAGAAACGTGCGAGTGCATGTACACATCCCTTGCGATAAAAAGAAATGACACAAAGTGCAATGAAGCGGCTCAAAAGCGTGGATATGACCCTCCTCTACTGGGTTGA